A window of the Nyctibius grandis isolate bNycGra1 chromosome 9, bNycGra1.pri, whole genome shotgun sequence genome harbors these coding sequences:
- the STRADB gene encoding STE20-related kinase adapter protein beta isoform X1: MSCLDCSCILRTPVESIRPEDVSQSSIHECLADSDLAWIPPSTGRNETVFYSSNVSHYELQLEIGRRFNNLTSVYLARHTPTGMQVAVRITDLENCSEEHLTALQNEVVLSHFFQHPNVMTLWTVFTAGSWLWVISPFMAYGSARHLLKTYFPEGMSEALIRNILFGAIRGLNYMHQNGYIHRNIKASHILISGDGLVSLSGLNNLYSLVNNGQKSKVVYDFPQFSTSVLPWLSPELLRQDLSGYNMKSDIYSVGITACELANGHVPFQDMPRTQMLLQKLKGPTYCPWDINTFPRGESRMKNSRSGVDSGIGESMTRTMTSERLQIPFPKTFSPAFHNLVELCLQQDPEKRPSASSLLSHTFFKQIKEQTQNSLLSLLPPPIQNNRSDFLALPSTAVGTELGHITANQDDTDWEF; the protein is encoded by the exons ATGTCTTGTTTG GACTGTTCCTGTATTCTACGTACACCAGTTGAATCAATCAGACCAGAAGACGTATCTCAGAGCAGCATCCATGAATGCCTG GCTGATTCTGATCTAGCCTGGATTCCCCCATCTACAGGAAGGAATGAAACGGTATTTTATTCTTCTAATGTCTCTCACTATGAACTCCAGCTGGAAATAG GAAGAAGGTTCAACAACTTAACTTCAGTCTACCTTGCACGGCATACACCTACAGGCATGCAAGTTGCTGTAAGGATCACAGACCTAGAAAATTGCTCTGAAGAGCATTTGACAGCCTTACAG AATGAGGTGGTTTTATCCCACTTTTTCCAGCACCCCAACGTAATGACGCTTTGGACAGTATTCACAGCTGGTAGTTGGCTTTGGGTCATCTCCCCATTCATGGCCTATG GTTCGGCTAGACACCTGCTGAAGACTTACTTTCCTGAAGGAATGAGTGAAGCTTTGATAAGGAACATTCTGTTTGGTGCAATCAGAGGATTAAATTACATGCACCAGAACGGCTACATTCACAG GAATATTAAAGCTAGCCACATTCTGATTTCAGGGGATGGGCTGGTTTCTCTCTCTGGCTTGAACAACCTCTACAGTTTAGTTAACAATGGACAAAAGTCAAAGGTGGTGTATGATTTCCCCCAGTTTAGTACATCCGTGCTTCCTTGGCTGAGTCCTGAACTACTGAGACAG gATTTGTCTGGGTATAACATGAAGTCTGACATTTACAGTGTGGGAATTACAGCATGTGAATTAGCCAATGGACATGTTCCATTTCAAGATATGCCTCGCACTCAG ATGCTGCTGCAAAAGCTGAAAGGTCCCACATATTGTCCTTGGGATATAAATACCTTTCCCCGTGGGGAATCCAGGATGAAGAATTCACGATCAGGTGTTGATTCTGGAATTGGTGAGAGCATGACACGCACAATGACCAGCGAAAGACTACAAATTCCCTTTCCCAAAACATTTTCACCTGCTTTCCACAACTTGGTAGAACTTTGCTTGCAACAGGACCCTGAGAAAAG GCCATCAGCAAGCAGTTTGCTTTCGCATACGTTCTTCAAACAG atAAAAGAACAAACACAGAATTCACTACTGTCTCTATTACCACCTCCTATTCAAAATAACAGATCAGACTTCTTGGCACTGCCCTCAACAGCAGTTGGGACTGAACTTGGACATATTACTGCAAATCAAGATGATACAGACTGGGAATTCTAA
- the STRADB gene encoding STE20-related kinase adapter protein beta isoform X2, with protein MSCLDCSCILRTPVESIRPEDVSQSSIHECLADSDLAWIPPSTGRNETVFYSSNVSHYELQLEIGRRFNNLTSVYLARHTPTGMQVAVRITDLENCSEEHLTALQHPNVMTLWTVFTAGSWLWVISPFMAYGSARHLLKTYFPEGMSEALIRNILFGAIRGLNYMHQNGYIHRNIKASHILISGDGLVSLSGLNNLYSLVNNGQKSKVVYDFPQFSTSVLPWLSPELLRQDLSGYNMKSDIYSVGITACELANGHVPFQDMPRTQMLLQKLKGPTYCPWDINTFPRGESRMKNSRSGVDSGIGESMTRTMTSERLQIPFPKTFSPAFHNLVELCLQQDPEKRPSASSLLSHTFFKQIKEQTQNSLLSLLPPPIQNNRSDFLALPSTAVGTELGHITANQDDTDWEF; from the exons ATGTCTTGTTTG GACTGTTCCTGTATTCTACGTACACCAGTTGAATCAATCAGACCAGAAGACGTATCTCAGAGCAGCATCCATGAATGCCTG GCTGATTCTGATCTAGCCTGGATTCCCCCATCTACAGGAAGGAATGAAACGGTATTTTATTCTTCTAATGTCTCTCACTATGAACTCCAGCTGGAAATAG GAAGAAGGTTCAACAACTTAACTTCAGTCTACCTTGCACGGCATACACCTACAGGCATGCAAGTTGCTGTAAGGATCACAGACCTAGAAAATTGCTCTGAAGAGCATTTGACAGCCTTACAG CACCCCAACGTAATGACGCTTTGGACAGTATTCACAGCTGGTAGTTGGCTTTGGGTCATCTCCCCATTCATGGCCTATG GTTCGGCTAGACACCTGCTGAAGACTTACTTTCCTGAAGGAATGAGTGAAGCTTTGATAAGGAACATTCTGTTTGGTGCAATCAGAGGATTAAATTACATGCACCAGAACGGCTACATTCACAG GAATATTAAAGCTAGCCACATTCTGATTTCAGGGGATGGGCTGGTTTCTCTCTCTGGCTTGAACAACCTCTACAGTTTAGTTAACAATGGACAAAAGTCAAAGGTGGTGTATGATTTCCCCCAGTTTAGTACATCCGTGCTTCCTTGGCTGAGTCCTGAACTACTGAGACAG gATTTGTCTGGGTATAACATGAAGTCTGACATTTACAGTGTGGGAATTACAGCATGTGAATTAGCCAATGGACATGTTCCATTTCAAGATATGCCTCGCACTCAG ATGCTGCTGCAAAAGCTGAAAGGTCCCACATATTGTCCTTGGGATATAAATACCTTTCCCCGTGGGGAATCCAGGATGAAGAATTCACGATCAGGTGTTGATTCTGGAATTGGTGAGAGCATGACACGCACAATGACCAGCGAAAGACTACAAATTCCCTTTCCCAAAACATTTTCACCTGCTTTCCACAACTTGGTAGAACTTTGCTTGCAACAGGACCCTGAGAAAAG GCCATCAGCAAGCAGTTTGCTTTCGCATACGTTCTTCAAACAG atAAAAGAACAAACACAGAATTCACTACTGTCTCTATTACCACCTCCTATTCAAAATAACAGATCAGACTTCTTGGCACTGCCCTCAACAGCAGTTGGGACTGAACTTGGACATATTACTGCAAATCAAGATGATACAGACTGGGAATTCTAA
- the STRADB gene encoding STE20-related kinase adapter protein beta isoform X3, producing MSCLDCSCILRTPVESIRPEDVSQSSIHECLADSDLAWIPPSTGRNETVFYSSNVSHYELQLEIGRRFNNLTSVYLARHTPTGMQVAVRITDLENCSEEHLTALQNEVVLSHFFQHPNVMTLWTVFTAGSWLWVISPFMAYGSARHLLKTYFPEGMSEALIRNILFGAIRGLNYMHQNGYIHRNIKASHILISGDGLVSLSGLNNLYSLVNNGQKSKVVYDFPQFSTSVLPWLSPELLRQDLSGYNMKSDIYSVGITACELANGHVPFQDMPRTQMLLQKLKGPTYCPWDINTFPRGESRMKNSRSGVDSGIGESMTRTMTSERLQIPFPKTFSPAFHNLVELCLQQDPEKRPSASSLLSHTFFKQIRLLGTALNSSWD from the exons ATGTCTTGTTTG GACTGTTCCTGTATTCTACGTACACCAGTTGAATCAATCAGACCAGAAGACGTATCTCAGAGCAGCATCCATGAATGCCTG GCTGATTCTGATCTAGCCTGGATTCCCCCATCTACAGGAAGGAATGAAACGGTATTTTATTCTTCTAATGTCTCTCACTATGAACTCCAGCTGGAAATAG GAAGAAGGTTCAACAACTTAACTTCAGTCTACCTTGCACGGCATACACCTACAGGCATGCAAGTTGCTGTAAGGATCACAGACCTAGAAAATTGCTCTGAAGAGCATTTGACAGCCTTACAG AATGAGGTGGTTTTATCCCACTTTTTCCAGCACCCCAACGTAATGACGCTTTGGACAGTATTCACAGCTGGTAGTTGGCTTTGGGTCATCTCCCCATTCATGGCCTATG GTTCGGCTAGACACCTGCTGAAGACTTACTTTCCTGAAGGAATGAGTGAAGCTTTGATAAGGAACATTCTGTTTGGTGCAATCAGAGGATTAAATTACATGCACCAGAACGGCTACATTCACAG GAATATTAAAGCTAGCCACATTCTGATTTCAGGGGATGGGCTGGTTTCTCTCTCTGGCTTGAACAACCTCTACAGTTTAGTTAACAATGGACAAAAGTCAAAGGTGGTGTATGATTTCCCCCAGTTTAGTACATCCGTGCTTCCTTGGCTGAGTCCTGAACTACTGAGACAG gATTTGTCTGGGTATAACATGAAGTCTGACATTTACAGTGTGGGAATTACAGCATGTGAATTAGCCAATGGACATGTTCCATTTCAAGATATGCCTCGCACTCAG ATGCTGCTGCAAAAGCTGAAAGGTCCCACATATTGTCCTTGGGATATAAATACCTTTCCCCGTGGGGAATCCAGGATGAAGAATTCACGATCAGGTGTTGATTCTGGAATTGGTGAGAGCATGACACGCACAATGACCAGCGAAAGACTACAAATTCCCTTTCCCAAAACATTTTCACCTGCTTTCCACAACTTGGTAGAACTTTGCTTGCAACAGGACCCTGAGAAAAG GCCATCAGCAAGCAGTTTGCTTTCGCATACGTTCTTCAAACAG ATCAGACTTCTTGGCACTGCCCTCAACAGCAGTTGGGACTGA
- the STRADB gene encoding STE20-related kinase adapter protein beta isoform X4: MQVAVRITDLENCSEEHLTALQNEVVLSHFFQHPNVMTLWTVFTAGSWLWVISPFMAYGSARHLLKTYFPEGMSEALIRNILFGAIRGLNYMHQNGYIHRNIKASHILISGDGLVSLSGLNNLYSLVNNGQKSKVVYDFPQFSTSVLPWLSPELLRQDLSGYNMKSDIYSVGITACELANGHVPFQDMPRTQMLLQKLKGPTYCPWDINTFPRGESRMKNSRSGVDSGIGESMTRTMTSERLQIPFPKTFSPAFHNLVELCLQQDPEKRPSASSLLSHTFFKQIKEQTQNSLLSLLPPPIQNNRSDFLALPSTAVGTELGHITANQDDTDWEF, translated from the exons ATGCAAGTTGCTGTAAGGATCACAGACCTAGAAAATTGCTCTGAAGAGCATTTGACAGCCTTACAG AATGAGGTGGTTTTATCCCACTTTTTCCAGCACCCCAACGTAATGACGCTTTGGACAGTATTCACAGCTGGTAGTTGGCTTTGGGTCATCTCCCCATTCATGGCCTATG GTTCGGCTAGACACCTGCTGAAGACTTACTTTCCTGAAGGAATGAGTGAAGCTTTGATAAGGAACATTCTGTTTGGTGCAATCAGAGGATTAAATTACATGCACCAGAACGGCTACATTCACAG GAATATTAAAGCTAGCCACATTCTGATTTCAGGGGATGGGCTGGTTTCTCTCTCTGGCTTGAACAACCTCTACAGTTTAGTTAACAATGGACAAAAGTCAAAGGTGGTGTATGATTTCCCCCAGTTTAGTACATCCGTGCTTCCTTGGCTGAGTCCTGAACTACTGAGACAG gATTTGTCTGGGTATAACATGAAGTCTGACATTTACAGTGTGGGAATTACAGCATGTGAATTAGCCAATGGACATGTTCCATTTCAAGATATGCCTCGCACTCAG ATGCTGCTGCAAAAGCTGAAAGGTCCCACATATTGTCCTTGGGATATAAATACCTTTCCCCGTGGGGAATCCAGGATGAAGAATTCACGATCAGGTGTTGATTCTGGAATTGGTGAGAGCATGACACGCACAATGACCAGCGAAAGACTACAAATTCCCTTTCCCAAAACATTTTCACCTGCTTTCCACAACTTGGTAGAACTTTGCTTGCAACAGGACCCTGAGAAAAG GCCATCAGCAAGCAGTTTGCTTTCGCATACGTTCTTCAAACAG atAAAAGAACAAACACAGAATTCACTACTGTCTCTATTACCACCTCCTATTCAAAATAACAGATCAGACTTCTTGGCACTGCCCTCAACAGCAGTTGGGACTGAACTTGGACATATTACTGCAAATCAAGATGATACAGACTGGGAATTCTAA